One Polypterus senegalus isolate Bchr_013 chromosome 10, ASM1683550v1, whole genome shotgun sequence DNA segment encodes these proteins:
- the LOC120538225 gene encoding LOW QUALITY PROTEIN: type-2 angiotensin II receptor-like (The sequence of the model RefSeq protein was modified relative to this genomic sequence to represent the inferred CDS: inserted 1 base in 1 codon; deleted 1 base in 1 codon) → MTTISNCLSHATVEQRKILFSNRSLEKLSPESSCHSVFLYNFHSFLIPTIYGTIFVVVFIGNTIVIVVNCLKVSRKTVAITYILNLAIADLLFLLSLPLWAVYYAQNYNWMFGTFTCKICGXFFSINLYASIFFIACMSVDRYLAIMHPLQSQSRRSLCQAQFITMMVWRLNFFLTLSTIYLRNTYYLEKYKVTACIMDFPRDDFPAWSDALGLMKNTLGFLVPFSIFMSCYLLKTPYLEINKHKRDKVLWMVLAVVLAFFFCWFPFHILTFLDVLTMLNFITTCKLNALIDTLMPFTLCVAFANSSVNSLIYCFVGNDFQQELSYLVKRRSSAFLNKRNSISTQLSSFSRKLSDVKELEVYPSQAIPKRSVYLWIT, encoded by the exons ATGACAACTATTTCAAATTGCTTATCCCATGCTACTGTTGAACAgaggaaaattttattttctaacagATCTCTTGAAAAACTGTCCCCTGAATCATCTTGTCACTCAGTGTTTCTCTACAACTTCCACTCCTTTCTCATTCCTACAATTTATGGCacaatttttgttgttgtttttattggcAACACCATAGTTATAGTTGTTAACTGCCTCAAAGTCAGCAGAAAAACAGTAGCGATCACCTATATCCTGAATTTAGCAATTGCGGACCTGCTTTTCCTCCTGAGTCTTCCTTTATGGGCTGTTTATTATGCCCAAAACTACAACTGGATGTTTGGGACTTTCACGTGTAAAATCTGTG gctttttttctattaatttgtaTGCTAGCATATTTTTCATTGCTTGCATGAGTGTGGACAGATATCTTGCTATCATGCATCCACTACAATCTCAGAGCAGAAGAAGTTTATGCCAGGCTCAGTTTATCACCATGATGGTGTGGAGATTAAATTTTTTCTTGACTCTTTCTACAATTTACTTGAGAAACACATACTATCTGGAAAAGTACAAGGTGACCGCATGTATAATGGACTTCCCTCGGGATGACTTTCCTGCCTGGTCTGATGCATTGGGACTAATGAAAAATACGCTTGGCTTTCTTGTTCCATTTTCGATCTTCATGAGCTGTTACCTGCTGAAAACTCCGTACCTGGAAATCAACAAGCACAAGAGGGACAAGGTCCTGTGGATGGTGCTGGCTGTAGTACTGGCTTTTTTCTTCTGCTGGTTTCCCTTTCACATCCTAACATTTCTTGATGTCCTTACCATGTTAAACTTCATTACAACTTGCAAGTTAAATGCTCTCATAGATACCTTGATGCCT TTCACACTTTGTGTGGCCTTTGCCAATAGCTCTGTTAACTCTTTGATATACTGCTTTGTGGGCAATGATTTCCAGCAGGAGCTCAGCTACCTAGTGAAGAGACGCTCATCAGCGTTCCTTAACAAAAGGAACTCTATCAGCACACAGCTGAGCTCTTTTTCAAGAAAATTAAGTGATGTGAAGGAGTTGGAGGTTTACCCAAGTCAGGCCATTCCTAAGAGGAGTGTATATTTGTGGATCACTTGA